A region from the Melanotaenia boesemani isolate fMelBoe1 chromosome 11, fMelBoe1.pri, whole genome shotgun sequence genome encodes:
- the LOC121648328 gene encoding uncharacterized protein LOC121648328 gives MHKVPTRHACYCRPWDSQTKGHCQRRISTLFPDQLLVRHLKRKICHRQSNVLPHSDRIQRSRAHSTHIGTRWKHPRRRRQPTPLNRRTQRNHRGGCHTNTTVTNKRTGSAQQEGISRPNTAARQAIPQNKMNSIHGQRGPHAHRHFPTHQLTVQNHSMQRSRQRRQAHATTHNIITSSRTGREREDRTHDIRIIRTRVSQNPNRSLRRK, from the exons ATGCACAAAGTACCCACTCGCCACGCTTGCTATTGCCGCCCCTGGGACAGCCAGACCAAAGGCCACTGTCAAAGACGGATCAGCACGCTGTTCCCGGACCAACTCCTCGTGAGACACCTCAAGAGGAAAATCTGCCACAGACAAAGCAACGTCCTCCCTCACAGCGACCGCATCCAGCGAAGCCGCGCACATAGCACGCATATCGGCACACGCTGGAAACACCCTAGGAGGCGGAGACAACCCACCCCCCTGAACAGACGGACACAGCGCAACCACAGGGGAGGCTGTCACACGAACACCACTGTCACCAACAAGCGAACCGGCAGCGCGCAGCAAGAAGGGATCAGCAGACCAAACACGGCCGCCCGCCAGGCCATTccccaaaataaaatgaattccaTCCACGGGCAACGCGGCCCGCACGCCCACAGACACTTCCCCACGCACCAGCTCACAGTCCAAAACCACTCTATGCAACGGAGTAGGCAACGTCGTCAAGCCCATGCCACGACCCACAACATAATCACCAGTAGCCGAACGGGAAGAGAACGGGAGGACCGAACCCACGACATACGAATCATACGCACCCGTGTCTCTCAGAATCCGAATAGGAGTCTTCG AAGGAAATGA